From a region of the Rouxiella sp. S1S-2 genome:
- a CDS encoding phage terminase large subunit family protein, with protein sequence MSNDPYASASAIRRDVSALLKAPRRMPVADAVSKFMRVPDGGGSSSPWDAALTPYIIEPMNCLASRSFDTVVFVGPARTGKTIGLIDGWIVYTIVCDPSDFLLIQMTEEKAREHSKKRLDRTFRVSKAVKKRLSPRTNDNNVHDKTFRAGNYLKIGWPSINIMSSSDYKFVALTDYDRWPDDVDGEGDGYTIASKRNTTFMSSGMTLVESSPGREIVDGKWRRKSLHEAPPTTGILSLYNLGDRRRWYWPCPQCSEYFQPEMAAMTGYRDIADPVKASEAAMVECPHCHLQIKPKEKRQLNQQGVWLREGETIDKQGRRGGEPRHSRIASFWMEGPAAAYQTWAQMVYKLLCAEQVFETTGSEQTLRAIINTDWGRPYLPKAAGEQRRSDELMARAKDYGKRLVPVEVRFLMAAVDVQAGKNRRFVVQIIGYGEQGERWLIDRYNIKQSLRCDDAGESLPIHPGAFAEDWDLLISDVLNKSYRLADDDEKRMPVLAMAVDTGGEDGVTDNAYKFWRRCRKNGCHKRVYLVKGDSNRRQKSVTKTYPDNSERSDRRADARGDVPVYLLQTDIFKDQLKNSLDRDVPGTGFIHFPAWIGEWFYDELTYEERGLDGKWSKPGKGANEAMDLFCYVHAIAFLRGYERIKWEKPPAWAEIQSLNPNVFTENASGDPHIVTTQNRKQSSDPAPAKQASSGASGWLTGGSGGGQGWLS encoded by the coding sequence ATGAGTAATGACCCTTACGCCTCAGCAAGCGCGATTCGTCGGGACGTCTCCGCCTTGCTCAAAGCTCCGCGCCGCATGCCGGTGGCCGATGCAGTCTCAAAATTTATGCGCGTGCCCGACGGCGGCGGCAGTTCTTCACCATGGGACGCCGCCTTAACGCCGTACATCATTGAACCGATGAACTGTCTGGCATCGCGCAGTTTTGATACGGTGGTATTCGTCGGTCCGGCGCGGACGGGCAAAACGATTGGGCTGATCGACGGCTGGATCGTTTACACCATCGTCTGCGACCCGTCAGATTTTCTGCTGATCCAGATGACTGAAGAGAAAGCCCGCGAGCACTCAAAGAAGCGTCTGGACCGCACTTTCCGCGTCAGTAAAGCCGTTAAAAAGCGCCTGAGCCCGCGCACCAATGACAACAACGTTCACGATAAGACATTCCGTGCCGGTAACTATTTAAAAATCGGATGGCCGTCGATCAACATCATGTCGTCGTCGGATTACAAGTTTGTGGCGCTGACCGACTACGACCGCTGGCCAGATGACGTCGACGGAGAGGGCGATGGCTACACCATTGCCTCAAAGCGAAACACCACCTTTATGTCATCCGGAATGACTCTGGTCGAAAGTTCTCCCGGACGCGAAATCGTCGACGGTAAATGGCGGCGAAAATCACTCCATGAAGCTCCGCCGACCACTGGTATTTTGTCGCTGTATAACCTCGGCGATCGTCGGCGCTGGTACTGGCCTTGCCCGCAATGCAGCGAGTATTTCCAGCCGGAGATGGCTGCAATGACTGGCTACCGCGATATTGCTGACCCAGTAAAGGCCAGTGAGGCGGCAATGGTTGAGTGCCCACACTGTCACCTGCAGATCAAACCAAAGGAAAAGCGTCAGCTCAATCAGCAGGGCGTCTGGCTACGCGAGGGCGAGACTATCGATAAACAAGGGCGGCGAGGCGGCGAGCCACGCCATTCCCGTATCGCCTCTTTCTGGATGGAAGGTCCCGCAGCGGCCTACCAGACGTGGGCGCAGATGGTTTACAAATTGCTCTGTGCCGAGCAGGTTTTTGAGACCACCGGCAGCGAGCAAACCTTGCGCGCGATCATCAACACCGACTGGGGTCGGCCCTATTTGCCGAAGGCCGCCGGTGAGCAGCGCCGCAGTGATGAACTGATGGCGCGCGCCAAGGATTACGGCAAACGACTGGTGCCAGTCGAAGTGCGGTTTCTTATGGCCGCCGTCGATGTGCAGGCCGGCAAGAATCGCCGGTTCGTGGTGCAAATTATCGGTTACGGCGAACAGGGGGAGCGCTGGCTGATTGACCGCTACAACATCAAGCAGTCCTTACGTTGTGACGATGCCGGCGAGTCTTTACCCATTCACCCTGGCGCATTTGCAGAAGACTGGGACCTGCTGATATCTGATGTTTTAAACAAATCCTACCGGTTGGCTGATGATGATGAAAAACGCATGCCGGTGCTGGCGATGGCCGTCGACACCGGCGGTGAAGATGGTGTGACCGATAACGCCTATAAATTTTGGCGTCGATGTCGCAAAAACGGTTGCCATAAACGGGTCTATTTAGTGAAAGGCGACAGCAACCGCCGTCAAAAATCCGTCACCAAAACCTATCCCGACAACTCTGAGCGTAGCGACCGGCGGGCAGATGCACGCGGCGATGTGCCGGTGTATTTACTACAAACCGACATATTCAAAGACCAGCTTAAAAATTCACTGGATCGCGACGTCCCTGGCACAGGATTTATTCATTTCCCCGCGTGGATAGGCGAGTGGTTTTATGACGAGCTGACCTATGAAGAACGCGGCCTTGACGGCAAATGGAGTAAGCCGGGCAAAGGTGCTAATGAAGCGATGGATCTTTTCTGCTACGTCCACGCTATCGCCTTTCTGCGTGGCTATGAGCGAATTAAATGGGAAAAGCCGCCTGCCTGGGCCGAGATCCAGAGTCTTAACCCCAACGTATTTACCGAAAACGCATCCGGAGATCCGCACATCGTGACAACCCAAAATAGAAAACAATCGTCTGACCCCGCACCAGCCAAACAAGCCAGCAGTGGCGCATCCGGTTGGTTAACTGGCGGCAGTGGCGGCGGACAAGGCTGGCTTTCATGA
- a CDS encoding phage portal protein, translated as MNLLEKGIALFSPGWASTRAKHRNLVNAYEAASPSRLHKAKKETQSADNAVFAGGVSLREQARWLDENHDIVIGILDKLEERVVGARGIQIEPQPLTFDGKLHEAFASTLSTWWSEWSIRPEVTGQYTRAEMERMLLRSALRDGEVFEQLVRGPVAGLNHATKIQLSIEMLEADFVPFTESLSESTQVQQGIEINSWGRPVAYSVYKYHPASTVRMTSGAKRVRAENMLHLAMRKRLHQKRGVSLLHGVITRLADIKDYEESERVAARIAAALGFYIKRGDAASWEQGDEQDEETKNRLFDISPGMIFDGLKPGEDLGMVESNRPNVHLYEFRNSQLRAVAGGTRSSYSSIARDYNGTYSSQRQELVEGFEGYNVLQNWFVGQHSRPIYRSWIDMFKLSGIPIPDDVDPASLYNAIYLGPVMPWIDPVKEALAWKAIVRGGAGTESEWIRARGQSTQEVRRQRLREIEYNREQGLIFDSDAANDSGAKSNELSDDDDEPPKKNKPD; from the coding sequence ATGAACCTGTTAGAAAAGGGTATTGCGCTGTTCTCGCCTGGCTGGGCCTCGACGCGCGCCAAGCATCGCAATCTGGTGAACGCCTATGAAGCCGCCAGCCCATCGCGCCTGCACAAAGCCAAAAAAGAGACACAGTCAGCCGATAACGCGGTGTTTGCAGGCGGTGTGTCACTGCGCGAACAGGCGCGCTGGTTGGATGAAAACCACGACATCGTGATCGGCATTCTCGACAAGCTCGAGGAGCGAGTGGTCGGCGCGCGAGGTATTCAAATTGAGCCGCAGCCGTTGACCTTTGACGGCAAGTTACATGAAGCATTCGCCTCGACGCTCTCTACGTGGTGGTCTGAGTGGTCAATAAGGCCAGAAGTTACCGGTCAATACACCCGTGCCGAGATGGAGCGAATGTTGCTACGTTCGGCATTACGCGACGGTGAAGTGTTTGAGCAACTGGTGCGCGGTCCTGTTGCCGGTCTCAATCATGCCACTAAAATTCAACTCTCTATCGAAATGCTCGAAGCCGATTTTGTGCCGTTTACCGAAAGCCTCAGTGAGTCGACGCAGGTCCAGCAGGGCATTGAAATCAACAGCTGGGGCAGGCCCGTGGCCTATAGCGTTTACAAATATCATCCCGCCAGCACCGTGCGCATGACCTCCGGCGCCAAACGGGTACGGGCGGAGAACATGCTGCATCTGGCGATGCGAAAACGTCTGCATCAGAAGCGCGGTGTCAGCTTGTTGCACGGCGTGATCACCCGACTGGCCGACATTAAAGATTATGAAGAATCCGAGCGCGTCGCCGCCCGTATTGCTGCTGCGCTGGGGTTTTATATCAAACGTGGCGATGCCGCGAGTTGGGAGCAGGGCGACGAGCAGGATGAAGAAACCAAAAATCGGCTATTCGATATCTCACCCGGAATGATTTTTGACGGCCTAAAGCCCGGTGAAGATTTAGGCATGGTCGAATCCAATCGACCGAACGTACATCTCTATGAGTTTCGCAACAGCCAACTTCGTGCCGTCGCCGGGGGCACACGCAGCAGTTATTCCAGCATTGCCCGCGACTACAACGGCACTTATTCCTCTCAGCGACAGGAGCTGGTGGAGGGGTTTGAAGGTTACAACGTGCTGCAAAACTGGTTTGTGGGCCAGCACAGCCGACCGATTTATCGCAGTTGGATAGATATGTTCAAACTCTCAGGCATTCCCATTCCAGACGACGTTGACCCCGCCTCGCTTTATAACGCGATTTATCTTGGCCCGGTAATGCCCTGGATTGATCCGGTGAAAGAGGCGCTGGCGTGGAAGGCGATTGTGCGCGGCGGAGCCGGTACCGAATCTGAATGGATACGTGCCCGTGGCCAGTCGACGCAGGAAGTCAGGCGACAGCGCCTGCGTGAAATTGAATATAACCGCGAGCAAGGTCTGATTTTTGACTCTGATGCAGCCAACGACTCAGGAGCAAAAAGTAATGAGCTATCCGACGATGACGACGAACCACCGAAGAAAAACAAGCCTGATTAA